The sequence CTGCCCCGCAGAGGATGAGCAAAACGGAATCCGTATGACCGCGCCGGGGGGCGTGTGAGGGGGGGTTCTAGCAAACCTCGTTGTCAGCGGGGGGGCCGTGTGGCAGAATGCGCGGCGAATTCTCAGCAACCCACGATTCAAGTCCTCGCCGGGTTCAGTCCGGCGGCGCAACGGAGGCTCCAGAGTGGCACAGGCGACCAGACAGGTGAAGCTCACGCGTGAAGGTTTCGAACGGCTCCAGAAGACGCTGGACCAGGAAATGAACCGCCTCGCGGAAGCGACGCGCATCCTCCAGGAGCAGATGGAAACCAACTCGGACACCGAGGACACCGGGCTGGAGGACGCCAAGCGCGAGAAGATGAACATCGAGGCGCGCATCGACGAGCTGGAGGACACCCTGGCCCGCGCGACCGTCATCGAGGACCACGAGAACGAGGGCCGCGTGGAACTCGGCGCGATCGTCGTGCTTGCCAACGAGACCACCAAGAAGGACATGAAGGTGCAGGTCGTCAGCGCCGCCGAGGCGACCGTCACCGGCGGCAGCCTCCCCCGCGTCAGCGAGGACAGCCCCGTCGGGAAGGAACTGATGAACCGCAAGAAAGGGGAGACCTTCGTGGTGAACCTCGACAACGGCAAGCAGATGAAATACAAGGTCAAGAGCATCGAGTACTGAGACCACCTCCGGTCCACCTGTGGACCCGAGCGGAGCGAGTGGGAGCAGTCCGGGTTCCGGGAGTGGAGTGGGCAGATCGGTGGTGTTCCGATCTGCCCACGGATCGGACGGAATCCGGAACTGGGGAGGCAGGTCGCTGCGTGCGGTCTGCCTCCCGGCGCGTTGTGGGGCGGGCCGTGAACTGGACGTCGGGCGGGCGTGGCATGTGGGGCGCGCCCTATACTGGCGGTTATGTCTGATGGTTCCCCCAACCGCCGCGAAGGTCTGCACGAGCAGACCGTCAGCCGCCTGAACAACCTGGACGCGCAGGTGGCCGCGGGTTTCGAGGCCCACCCCTACACGTACCCGCGCACCCATCACGCCCGTGACGTGCTGGCCGCCCACCCCGCAGGTGCGGTGGGTGAGGACGGCGCGCCGAAGTGGGAGGCCGGGCAGGAGTGGCCCGAGGCGCAGTACGCGCTGGCTGGTCGCGTGACCCTGATGCGTCACATGGGCAAGGCGGCGTTCGCGGACCTGAGTGACGAGCACGGCAAGATCCAGCTGCACTTCTCCAAGCAGGACACCGAGAACTTCGATCCGACGAAGAAGATCGACCTGGGTGACATCATCGGCGTGCGGGGCTTCCCGTTCGTCACGAAGACCGGGCAGCTGACGCTGCGCGTGACGTCCTGGCAGCCGCTGGTCAAGAGCCTGCACCCGCTGCCCAGCAAGTTCCACGGTCTGCAGGACGAGGAACTCCGTGCGCGGCGCCGCTACGTGGATCTGATGATCAACCCCGAGAGCCGCGAGGTGTACCGCACGCGCTCGCAGATGCTGCGCTTCATCCGCAACTTCCTCGACAGCCGCGACTTCATGGAGGTCGAGGGTCCCACGTTGCAGGTCGTGCCGGGCGGGACCGAGGCCAAGCC comes from Deinococcus sedimenti and encodes:
- a CDS encoding GreA/GreB family elongation factor, with product MAQATRQVKLTREGFERLQKTLDQEMNRLAEATRILQEQMETNSDTEDTGLEDAKREKMNIEARIDELEDTLARATVIEDHENEGRVELGAIVVLANETTKKDMKVQVVSAAEATVTGGSLPRVSEDSPVGKELMNRKKGETFVVNLDNGKQMKYKVKSIEY